A window of Pseudochaenichthys georgianus chromosome 19, fPseGeo1.2, whole genome shotgun sequence genomic DNA:
GTGCCACAGATACAATTTAGTGGACTTGGGGATATAAAAAAGGCAATTCATTATAAATACCAAAAGGATTTTCTTGGCCAAGTCTATGACTTCGTTAGAAAGTGGATATTAAAGTAAATCTATAGAATATTATGAGAACTTAGATTTATTTTCTAAAAAACCTGCATTTATATGGTGTAATTAAAGCCCCCCTTGCACAAAAGTGCATTGTTCTTATTGTGACTCACTTGGACATACATTTGACAAGAAATATAGTTAAACCCTAACACTGTTTTCACATGAATCTAaataaaggtcccatgtcatggccatttctactgatcataattccattattgaggtctactaaaataaatgtatattgtgccattttccaaactcacattggtttctcatacagcatctctgtgtattcactctctgtcctaaacggcttgttggagctcctgccccccccctccctgtgagcccagtagCCGTCTGCGAGACATAGATAAACCCAGCCTGAAACcagcccaaacacacacacccgcagcctggctgggagtttgtgtgtgtgcccaggctgagttccgcggtgtctcgccAACCCCACacaatacgtcactatacccaagaagtaaacaatggaaaaagagaaatctccaacgaggcgttctggggcagcgtAGACAGGTATTTTTTGTGTTAGTTTTACtcgctttgagggtttgtgactctgcagaccgtttacatgcagaaaaagctacacaaCACACACGGGGACGgttaataaccagaaaagcatgacatgatgggacctttaagaacgGAGTGTTTATCTGCACTTACCCCAAATATCAGATTAACTGCAATAAAGCTGTATAACAACAAATCATAATGTATATTCAATCCAATGTCTTTTCTATTGTGAATTTGTAAATACTCACTGTTCGTGtgaatttgtattcaaaatATACTTTCTGCTAATGTTAATTTTAACATCTGTCTCTTATTGtatctttaaaaatgttttaactcATGTAATGCTTGACACGGACGCTGGAACAAAAAAatatcccaatttgggataaataaagtatctatctatctatctaactaACTAACACAGGCATCTGTAAATATGGTATTGGGAAGCCAATCGTGGTTCCAATATGAAACTTACACAAGTGTGGTATCCATTTTTTGGTTTGTTTTATGGGAAAGAGACTTGAAAGGTGATAAAGAGGGGATGACACACAGTCAAGGGCTACAGATCTGATTAAAACTGAGGCCGATAGTAAACAAACAATTACAATGACAACTGACTTGTGAACCAAGTGAATTAGGAGAAACCTTGTAGTTAAACTTTTGAAATGATAAATATTTCTGTATTTAGCTTTTTATGGAATAATATATGCCATTTAAGTAATCTTTATTGTGAAGAATTCAAAAGTGTTTTATTTGGaaaaaacatataatataaaACATTATTCAATAGCAGTTTGACTTAAAACCATAGCTTAAAGCCCAAAATGAACGGGGGCTTTAAATAATTCTGGACACAATCTTGATCTATTAATAGATCACAATGCACAAGGCAAGGCTAATTCCACTATACTTTTAAATGATAACACCTGTATATAAATCCGATATTTAATCAaaaacagataggcctacaaCTATTAATCCGGTAATTTAATATTATATTAATGAAGAATAAATAAAACCAACTGACAGTCTGTGTAAACCCACTCAGCATGTGAGTTAATGAGTATTTTATGCAGACATGTCTAACACAATAGTGAATTGAGAGTTTACCCTCACACACTGCGTCTCATTCTGCAGGTCAGACGTCCCTCCCCCTCCGCTGCGTGAGTGGTTTAAAGTTTCACTCCTCGGGCTCTGATTGGTCCGTGAAGTTTTTCCGAGGATGAATAACTCCAGAGCTCCGAGTCCCCTGACGCACAGCAGCCGGAGAGTTCAGAGAGACAGTTAGAGTATTCTCCTATCTTACACATCAGGGTAAGAGGATACTAAACTATGGAGCTTATCACAAATAGAGTCAGATTTATTTTATAGAGGAGTTTTGCGTGCAAAGATTTCAGTTTTGGAATATTTTTTTCcgactttttcttttttaactcTGCATCACCCACCGTGAAACATGCCTGCTTTCGGAGTTTGGATTAACGCAATTTGGATTTTACTTTTTGCCGGTTGTGACTTGGCTTGTTCAAGTTATTCTGAAGACCAGTGCAGCTGGAGAGGAAGGCAAGTATCTTTATATTTTACGAGAGCTCTTCCTGGATGATGTTGAAAAATGCCACCGAGCGATGCTACAGGTGTCCCGCTGGCAAAGGACAACATTTGTTTGGATGCAACATGTTGAGACTTGCCTTTAGGGCGCAGTGAAATGTTTCTCTCTGCTGCGCTCGCCCCTCCGGGCTGTCTGCAGGAGGCATGGGGGGTGCAGACAGGCAGGAGACTGCAGGATTACAGCTGAGACTGGAGGAAAATAACATGTGGTGCATGCACTTGTTGAAGGGTAGTTTCATTATAAATACATTGTTAAAAATTCCTGCAGAGGACTTTTAGTTGTTATAGTTTTATAGTTTGGCCCTTAAGATGCAATGACTGGCCCCTGGTACCACAGGTTGCCAGTAGGCGGCGCCTTCATGGGAATGTCTTCATCAGGTCTTCATCCACAGAAGTTCTactgaaaaaaaaagttttatagTCATTATATTATTTGTAGTCGGTACTATGAAAAGTTAGgggtttatttttcttctctttcTTGTTCAACCTGCACAGACCATCTTGCAGTTATTTCAGGAAACTAAGCCCTGCTGATGCTGATGTAAGGGACTCATGTTTAAGCCCTAACTCTTGCCTGAATATAAACTTTATCTAACCTTTCCTCCTTTCTCTCCTCACAGTGGTTTGTCCCAGCAGCAGGGCAGCGTGGAGCAGATCTTCCTCCACTGCTCTGAGGGCACCCTGGACTGGCTGTACCCCAAAGGGGCCCTGCGCCTCAGCCTGTCCCCCCGCCTGCCCTCTGTGGCGGTGGGGCCCGGCGGCAGcagctcgggcctcatcacagCCTGCGTCAAGCCCTCGGAGCATTTCCACGGAGCCCAGCTCTACCTGGAGAGGGACGGGGTCCTGGAGCTCCTGATCAGCGACCGGCTGGAGTCCTCCCCCCCACCGAGGGTCCGCTGCTTCAGCCGCCTGCCCGGGGAGAGGGTGGCTCTCTTCCTGCAGGCCACACCTCACcaggacatcagcaggaggatcGCATCCTTCAGATACGAGCTGAGAGGAGACTGGACCGCCCGCCTGTCACTGGACAACAACCCCATCAGCAGTGAAGGTGAGGCAGCCATGTTGAGTGTGAGGTCAAGTAGGGAGACACAATGACCCGTTTATACTTTAATTTGTCATTATCTAGACAGAGGAACCATTTTATCTCTTAAATCAATAACTACCAAATATAGCATGAAAAAagtaatacatttttatatttcctTTCAGTTCACCTAATTTCTACCTTGAAGCGGTAATCTATTAATAATCTAATTTCTGTCTCTTTTTGTCATATGAAAGAAACAGAAACTCGTAAAACCCCACACACTGTGGTCAGAGTTCTTCCTGAAAGGGTTTGGGGGACGTAAGCTTTTATTCAACCAGTGATGATATTACACTCCATAAAATTCATAATTCATAATTCATAGCAGGCCTCTGTGGGCTGGTTGGACTTTCCGCAGCCTTGCAGAGtgcagaggggaggaagtgGCCAAACTTTACCCAGAGGCGTGCGGGTTTGGAGTAGGAGAAGGGGAGCCGTGGAGTGGGGAGGAGGGGGACAAAAGCTCAGTATGTGGGGCTTTCTCCAGAGTCCACAGCACTTTGAATGGGTGCCGCATGAGTATTCTGGGATTACTGCCGTCTCCTAGGAGACAGGGAGGCCTCTGCCCAGCTGAGATGCTCCCCTCTTTTGTTGAGCTGCCTCTCTGTGGGGAGACTTGTCTGTAGGAGTTTACTCCCCCCTCTcacactcccacacacacactgattagGCTTGGATGGGGGTTTGCTGTGGACTAGAGAGGAAGGAATCTCATTTATCAAGAGGTTTTCACTAAGGAGGAGAATCTGTGGGGTGGGCAAGGGGGCCTCCAAAGAACCACAAGGAGAACTTTAAAAAATGCCAGGATTTCTTTTTCATTCTACCCACAGTTTAGTCCATGCAGACGGACAGAGCTTTGATGGGTTTAATTTTTTGTGTGGCCATCTGCCAATCTCGTTAGGACTTAAAGTTAGGGGAactatatttataaaaaaaacaaaaaaaaaacaaaaaggtcCTTCCAGCTTTTAAGAGAAGCCTTGGAAGAAAGGAGAGTATTTTGTGGGAAGTGACCCCCTTAAAAGATCTTTGAAGTCCGCCCCCACTCCCTCTCTTTTTGGCCCCCGTCTACATGGCTTTGATGAGGTGTGACTGTAGACACCCTGAAAGGCTTTAAGGGGGGAAGTTTCATCGAGCCATTAAATTGTTTGGGGTGGAAAAGCCTTGCACCTTAAAGCTCCACTGGTCCTCCTCTGCCAACTGTAAAAGTAGCAGCTGTCTGTTACTCTCCTTTGTTGCTCGTCTTTGCAGTTTTATCTCACATTCCTGTGCATGTGATCTGGACATGTCTTTGATTTCCAGAAGCTTGCTTTAATTACAAgcatgtttgtgttttatagcagTTTACGGTGTTATGCAAGGTCACCAACTGACTTCTTCCTTCCCTTGTTTTCTCTCCAGAGGCCTGCAGGCCCTGCAACAACACTGAGATTCTGATGGCCGTTTGCACCAGTGACTTTGGTGAGTAACATGATGCAACAAGTTGCCAATAGGACAGAAGACCAGAAATGAAATGTCATTGTCACTCAGAAATCCACCCTTCCAATTCAGCCTAGATCAACAAATTAAACCGGACCTCCACAAAGTCGTGGCGGCAAATCCGAAGAACATAATGATTTCTAATCAGGATCTATAAATGGGTCGAATCGGTTTAAAAAAGGCAGCGAACCCCGGTGCCTCCAAATCCTCTCCTCTCAAAAGTGCAAAGGTTAAAGGTGAAACAGCAGCTCTCTGcaacccccaacacacacacaggaacccCTACCGGAGGCACTGTAGTGGACTAATCCTGACATCTCCCCCCCAGAGAAGGAGTAGTGGACTAATCTGCAGGCCTCTTATTGAGCTGTTATGGCCCTGAGGAGAATTTCAGCTGGCAACAAAAGTTAAGATTAGTGAGGAGGTTTTGTCCTTCGTACGTCTTTAGACATCAGTCTGTGGTCAACAAAGAGTCACCCCGGTAGGACGATATAACAAAAAAATAGAGCAAAGGGAACAAAAACAAAGTTCTGCGTTGTGAAATATTCATAGAAATTAACCTGAATATCCTGTTTATCCACAGTCGTGCGAGGCAACATCCGTTCAGTGGTGGAAGACGATAACCTGCGAGCGGCGGTGATCAAAGTCAGCGCCACCCGGGTGTTTCGTCAGAAGTACGCCCTGTTCACCGGCAACAGTCGCCTCAGCAGCCGCGGGGAAGTCAGGACGCTGCTGCAGTGCGGCGTCAAACCGGGGCCCGGCAGCTTCCTGTTCACCGGACGGGTCCACTTCGGGGAGGCCTGGTTGGGCTGCGCTCCCCGATACAAGGACTTCCAGAGGGCTTACATGGCAGCCAAAGCCGCCCAGCAGATACCCTGTGAACTGCCGGTAGACTGAGTGTAACAACTCACCAACAGCTTGTCTACCACTCAGAGTTGAGGCCGTTCTGAAAGCCAGGCCAAACTCAGCCCTGCTCCATGTTTTGGAAGAAGCCATGGTGCGCCCCATGCAGCCATCAAGGCGCCACCAACGTCTTCCTAAAGGACTGAGGAGTAAATGGACTTTTCCCAACACCATTTCAGTGCAATATGCAGTCGCCGGGTCAGGAATACCCTGTTCAAGTGACATGAGGGAGGTGGTTGAAATGAACTCATATGCCTTTGGTATTGAAACATTATGCAGGTTCAGAGAAAATCTATTGAAAAGCTTTCCATTCGAGATCAAATAAGTCGAGCCATTATATCAGGCCCATTGAGAGACCTCGCGTTGAACTCAGGAACATTTATTTACACTTCTATAGAAAGCTTACTGCCTATTAGTTAGTATCCTAGTGAGGATACACTCTAGGCACCTTTATTTTCAGCCATGTCTGGCCATGGGAAAGTTAGGTTTCGCTGGGGTCATCCTCAGTGTTACAACTATTAAGGAGATTATAAAAGAGTCCTCACTAAATGTATATTTGCACTGATAAAGGGAAGGGAATCATCTGGAAAGTGTGATGCTGCAAGCACTGAAAACCAAATAAAAAGCAACTATATGTAGCATAGCGAAGTGGAGCAATTGAGAATTTAATATATGTACAGATGATGAAGGCACATACAGTACCTGAGCATGTTTCACAGCTTGAACTAGAGCTGAGAGCACTTTCATATCCAGCCAACTCTGAGATTCTGCCTTTGTGATGAGATGCAGGCTGTGTTACAGAAACATAACAGTACATTTCAGTAGCCATGCAATATTTCTGCTGAATTGAACAAATTGGACTGCATTTCATTATAAAACaatattttaaacacatgtTCAAGTGGAGTTGTAGCAGTGTTGCCAAAGCCTTTCTAAGTTGTGTTGTCGAGTCATCCCCTGCTCTCTGCTGATGAGCCACATAACGGAATTCACCTTTATATACTGTAAGAAGCATAGCAGCCATTTATAACCGCAGTGCAGCGCTATAATGATATAAACCTGTTGCTATGGATTAAAAAGAACAACTGCTTTTGGTAAAAAACACAAGTCATAACAATGGCTAGCTCAagagaaatgcaaaaatgtgcaTTTAATGTATACAATTCTATTCTGTTAAATGTTTTATATCTAATGTGCACTATATCAACGGGGAGAGGTTCATACCAAATGACCGTAATGTGCTAAAGCGGTATGTCTTATAAGCGTAAACACTGCCATGTTCGCTGTTTATTTGTTATGTAAATGTATGTTAATAGCAATATGATTGTAAATATGTTAATAAGAAATTCTAGAAGCATCGGCATCGAAAAAAAGCCTGTGGAAAAAACAACATTGTGATATTATTGTGGATTATttttgtgtttgtctgtgtgaaTAAAATATACCGTGAGAAAACACgtagtatttattttcttttctcAAACGTTCACTTTGAACTCTTTCTTCGGTAATTTTATGATCCACATCTATTATGCAGCCGGATCATTCATTTATCAGCGCTCTAAACCTCTCACGGAAAACATCAATACAGTTTAACCTACACTATAGTATCCGGGTCCAAAGGTTCGTAGCATGGTAAACTTTTCTCAGACATAAGTCACTTCAAGTACCCATGAATCACATCCTTGAAAGCTCAGAACAAACGGCGTGCCCGAGAGAGCGAGAGGCCTTGAAGGCGGGGAGATTTAGGGAGCGTTCACGACCTCGAGGGCGTTTGGACGGGGAAGGAGGTAGAGTAGAGCGTTCGGAATTCTGTTGTCCTCAGACTCCCATTTTCAGGATTCAGGAAGCAATAAATTGCCATTAAGGGAGCGGCGTGGCAGACTCGCCTCGGCTGCGGTGCCACACAGTCGCTCACATTGTCCCGACCACGTGTACGCGAGAACACAATCAAACCAAATCTCTGTTCCACGCCACATAACACATGCCGCTCCAGCTAAACTCCGGTTCCTAACTCAACTAGGATTTGCCCTGCAGCATCACAGACCAAGGACACTTCCCTGAGCTGCATGGTGGATAACACATCCATATTATTTTATGATCAAATCACCACCTGTTTCTCCTGCTTGCAAAATGCTGTATTAAACTTGTACACGCACGCACCTCAATAAAATCTCAAATGTATTGCATCCAGTAAATCCAGTTGAAAAAGAGCAGCTGAGGAATTGACATGGTGTTTTGGTTCAATGTGTAAAAAGGAGAATCACAAAAGCTCGACATGCCTTCCGTGTCTGGCTGGCTATCTCCCATAGAAAACCTGACACTGCGTTGCCACCGCATCGGTAGTTCATGTGAGGGAACCTCCAACATCCCCAGCTATTTACTGCCTCAGTGCTCCTTTAAAGCATACCGTAGCTGGGGGGGCTCGAGCTGCTCAGCCCTGCAAACACACACCTCGACCCCCTCCTCACCAGTACATCTGAGGTTACTGCTGCAGGGCTGATAAGCCAAAAACAAAGAGCATTCAAATTATACTCCAACAACTAATACATCATGTCACATTTGGACAAAGCTCAACTTCCTGCATTGTTGTCGCTTCTTTGTGACCTCTGCTTGAACCCCTAAAACTGCAGTATTAATGTCAGGGGGTCAACGTTGACAGTGTCGCAGAGTTTAGTTTTGTTATTGCTAAATAAACCCGTCTAATTCTAAATAAAACTTCGTGGAAAAAACTAAAAATACAGAAAGAAAATGCTCGAAAGACGTTTCTTCCATATTTACACGTGCTCCCAACGCACACAAAGGTGGCGCATGGGACACTTCTCACCTTCAATGGTCGCCATATTGGGACTCAATTAGGCTGCAGCCGTTGCTCTAATAAAAAAGCGATACAATTACAACAATTGTCACGTGGGCCAAAATACGTCAAATGTTGGCGTAAGGCTACGTCCAGTTGCAGTTTGCCCTTAAAAAGAAATCGACAATAAGCCAGTAAATGTTGCAATCGTCATTTCTGATAAGTGCACAACAGCCGTGTTCCATTTGAACTAACCCTACTCTTTAAAAAGTCACGCACCAGACTAGTAAGTCAACTATGAACAGTGTCGTACATGGAAGTGAACTAAGGGAGGTATCAAAATACCACAACAATGACGATTGCGTACACTTTGATGCTCATAGATTTCAGAAGTTCTGCAGACTGCTACAgaaactgcccccccccccttcactgctGGCGTTATTCTCTCCTGTTGTGTTATTGAGGTGAGGTACGGACACAGCGGGGCGGGAAGCACTCAGGAAAGGGGAATCTGAAGCAATGGGAGAGAGAGTTGGGTGTGGACTTCCGTCAGCCCCTGGGGGAGTTTGGGGGAAGCGGCCGGAGACAAAGCTCCAGAGATGAGAGCACGGACAGGGGCAAAGTGCTCCTGGACCCTCCCTCATATCGAAGCCAAACAACACCGCACCCAGCGCACAGGTCCTGTTTATACAGCAGAAACTCTCTCTGTTATGCAGCTTTAATAAGGTCTACAAATCCTACCGGCAAACCCCTGATACTGAGGGATAACAGACCCTCTACTTGTGTCTGGCATTATCTTTATCTACATGCATTATTTTTGCAATACTCCTAATGCATCCTTCGATTGTGGACATACATTCTTGACCTCAGAACAGTCGTGGACACAATCTCAACACAAGACCCAATATTGTTTTTGGAGCTTTCCCATCATTTGATGTTCTTTAGTGGATGGAGGTTTCATAGCTGAGGTTGTTGACATTTCTGAGCACTGCGAGGACTGAAAAGTCAGGAATTTCCAGAACAAAATAAAGTAGTAGGGAAACTATAAAACCAGGGTTTTTCCGTCTCCTCGTTTTTTTCCGGCATGCACAAAAACATTTCTCAATGTTCAAGGCGACATTTCTGTTTGCAGAATAGCAAAAACAAACATCTTCACTTCAGGAACTTCACTGATTTTGCTTCAGCTTCTCTTTAACGACATTGTAAGGATAATCACTTAAAGCATTTTATTACTGTCTTATAGCCTGATCGGTCCGAGTGCTCAATAAACTCTTCGTCACCTGGATCTCTCTTTTCACGGCTTCATTCTCTAATCTTTCCCACAGCTCGGTCCACAGCTGCTGTTGTGGATCCAAAACAGTGGTTGCCACACACTTGACGCACAGTGTGTGCACAAACTAGATTAGTAAGAAGTTGGAAGCAAACAGCTGTGGATTTAGCCAGGCTATATTTTCCACATGAACAAGTCATTTTGCCAtactgataatccatcccaATGCAACCAAACATTGGGCAGTGTTCTATCCACCTCTTCCTGTGACTCAGCGTCTGTGCATCCTGCTGCCTCTCAGCACCAGCTGATGAGTCCATGACCACACTTTGGCATCCCAGAATCCCAGCTGACAATATCTGGTTCCCATAACACCCTTGCCCAGCTGGGAGTGATGATTCCCGAATGGAAACTGTGGATGTTCTCATCTGGGAAATTGCTAATTTGCCTTGTAAGTATTTTTCACGAAGCCAGGAAAATGCAAAACGGCAGCCAAACAAAAATGAAGATTGCTGAAATCAGTGCGTATAAGGCACTAACTGGGATTGGTGTTTCTATAATGAACAGTTTGCAAAGACTGATGATTAGCTTCTATTCACGGCGCTGAGTGAGGGCAGGAGAGAATTACGTGGTCAGCTTCAAAGTTGAGTGGGCAGTTTGGGTAGGTTGAGAGGTCATGGCAGAATAGAGAACAAGTGCAGAGCGGTGCAAGAGCAAGTTTATCTGGCATGTTATCCCTCTGAAGTACTGAAAGGAGGAGAGCCAGGAGCCCCCTTTGTTCCTCAAGAGCCTGCAGATGGCTGTAATCCCTTCCAAAATGCGCACTGAAAATCAATCAAGACAGGGTAGACATGGTGTATGAAAGTGGAGGCGGGCGACACTTTTCTCAGGGAGGGGGTCCTGCAAAGAAACTTGGGTCAAACAAGCGTCTTTGCTGCTTCCCGCCAAAATAAAGTATTGTAGGAAAGACAGAGGAGATGAATTGCGACCCCCTTCAAGGAAGGCCTGCTCGCTACCCCTCAGTTTGAGAAGAACACAGCTGCCGTCTCCTCACCGTATCCTGGAGCGGACATGGTCTGCAGGGGGCACAAACCCTCCAAACGCTGACATCATACTCTAATAAGGCTACTTAGAGACTTTCACTGAGGCAGGGTGAGGGGGAACAGGCTCAGAGTAGAAACCAGATGCACGGGTAGATAGGTGCTGATGTTTAACAGGTGTGTTTACCATGTTGGCTGACATGTTATCTTCTGGCACTAAATTCAAACGTATAGCAGAGGCTGATGGGAATGTCTCTAGCTTTTGTAGGTATACATAGAAGTATAAGTTTACATCCTGACCTGGTAATGGCGCTCAAAAGTGAAGGGATCACCAAAGTTACTACAGTTCATCCAGAGTGCAACATAAACGCAACTTTTTTGAGCAGTTGATCCAATAGTTGTAGAAAGAAGTCATTCAAAACGAAAAATGTGAACCTCATGGGGTAAAGGTCAGAGGATGACCTTATGTAGGCATGCCCGGCGCCGTGGGAGGGCCAGGCCCTCCCATTTAACATTCCTGCCTTCCCCTAATAAACAcggtttttattatttatacaaatgaaaaaaaaaaaatatatatatatttttttattataaataaactgaacttttatgctacgatgtatgtgaaaaaaaaatcgcaggctacgTCAAATAAATGCATGCgtctgttgtgatttgtgattCGTATTCGtttagaccaatcacagcgtcacactctgccgcctattctggatttgtttattgtttattgtGCATTCTGTAGACTCCCACTTCTGTTTGAATTACAAAATAGACATCAGAAATTGGCTTAAAAAGGTCTACGGATTTATTAAAAACGAAATAGCGATGAAAGAACAGCAGCCGATGCAGCTGCTGGCGACCTGCACCTGCCGTTGCAGCAGCACGCGTCACAAGCTTGACCTCGGCAAACCCTGGGGCTGAGTTAGCGAGCCCTGACTCATCAAGGCGGCCGCCAGcaacgctgtcctccgaggcACAGCTCCTTGTGCCCCTCCCATCACCACCTGCGTTGCCACACCCTGAACCACACCCGCCTCCTCCTCCGTGCCGGTGCCTCCACTACAGA
This region includes:
- the metrn gene encoding meteorin, producing the protein MPAFGVWINAIWILLFAGCDLACSSYSEDQCSWRGSGLSQQQGSVEQIFLHCSEGTLDWLYPKGALRLSLSPRLPSVAVGPGGSSSGLITACVKPSEHFHGAQLYLERDGVLELLISDRLESSPPPRVRCFSRLPGERVALFLQATPHQDISRRIASFRYELRGDWTARLSLDNNPISSEEACRPCNNTEILMAVCTSDFVVRGNIRSVVEDDNLRAAVIKVSATRVFRQKYALFTGNSRLSSRGEVRTLLQCGVKPGPGSFLFTGRVHFGEAWLGCAPRYKDFQRAYMAAKAAQQIPCELPVD